A genomic window from Caballeronia sp. SBC1 includes:
- a CDS encoding Fur family transcriptional regulator translates to MNTPANDAQSHAHSSADALQAAVTMADDYCRERGQKLTPIRRTVLELLLASGRATKAYTLLDEMRAMHPNASPPTVYRALDFLLSAGLIHRIESINAFTVCHDLTHCQHGVLIVCQQCGRVTELQQQKQLRQSLMSQVEASGYRLAGDDIELKGICPACQAAEDPSAHQHDHDHDHASH, encoded by the coding sequence ATGAACACGCCCGCCAACGACGCCCAGTCTCACGCCCACTCGTCCGCCGACGCGCTCCAGGCGGCGGTCACGATGGCCGACGACTATTGTCGCGAGCGTGGTCAGAAACTCACGCCTATTCGCCGCACCGTGCTCGAGTTGCTGCTGGCCTCTGGCCGCGCGACAAAAGCCTATACGCTGCTCGACGAAATGCGCGCGATGCATCCGAACGCGTCGCCTCCCACGGTATATCGGGCGCTGGATTTCCTGCTGTCGGCGGGGCTGATTCATCGGATCGAGTCGATCAACGCGTTCACCGTTTGCCACGATCTCACGCATTGCCAGCATGGCGTGCTGATCGTGTGCCAGCAATGTGGCCGCGTGACCGAGTTGCAGCAGCAAAAACAGTTGCGCCAGAGCCTGATGTCGCAGGTCGAGGCGAGCGGGTATCGGCTGGCCGGCGACGACATCGAATTAAAGGGCATTTGTCCGGCATGTCAGGCCGCCGAAGACCCCAGTGCACATCAGCACGACCACGATCACGACCACGCGTCGCATTGA
- the ppk1 gene encoding polyphosphate kinase 1 — protein sequence MSLRYPLLNRELGILGFNERVLSQAADTAVPLLERLRFICITSSNLDEFFEVRMAGMQEQMRDNPGSLSPDGMSLQHVYDLVVERAHRLVHQQYVMLQSTVFPALESEGIYFHGVESWSETQTDWARDYFQNELLPVLTPIGLDPAHPFPRVLNKSLNFVVELEGKDAFGRQAMMGIVQAPRALPRLVRMPEALSGYPHGFVLLSSLMQRFVEALFPHLMVRSCNQFRITRNSELFVDEDEITNLRVALQGELPARHLGNAVRLEVSAETPPHMIRRLLDESELNDRDCYRVNGPVNLVRLMQLPEMVDRPDLKFVPHIPSVPKAIAAASNMFDAIDQGDILLHHPYESFQPVLELLLQAAKDPQVVAIKQTIYRTGTDSPLMDALMQAARNGKEVTVVVELLARFDEETNINWASQLEAVGAHVVYGVVGHKCHAKMMLIVRRVSKNGKMVLRRYVHLGTGNYHPRTARLYTDFAVMTSDQQVCEDVHHVFQQLTGIGGELRLHQLWQAPFTLCPNLIEAIRAEADNARAGKKARIVAKMNALLEPTVIVALYEASQAGVKIDLIVRGVCALKPGVEDLSENITVRSIVGRFLEHHRIFYFYAGGEEKVYLSSADWMDRNLFRRVEVAFPVNDRRLKRRVIAEGLSVFLGDNQSAWLMQSDGHYKRRRPGKSMRSAQLGLLAKFCP from the coding sequence ATGTCCTTACGCTATCCCCTTCTTAATCGCGAACTGGGCATTCTGGGTTTTAACGAACGTGTATTGTCGCAAGCCGCCGATACTGCCGTTCCGCTGCTCGAACGACTCCGCTTTATTTGTATTACCAGCAGCAACCTGGACGAATTTTTTGAAGTCCGCATGGCCGGCATGCAGGAGCAGATGCGTGACAACCCCGGCTCGCTCTCACCCGACGGCATGTCGCTGCAGCATGTGTACGACCTAGTGGTCGAACGCGCGCATCGCCTGGTCCACCAGCAATACGTGATGCTTCAGAGCACCGTGTTTCCCGCGCTGGAAAGCGAGGGAATCTACTTTCACGGCGTGGAATCGTGGAGCGAGACGCAGACCGACTGGGCCCGCGATTATTTTCAGAACGAGTTGCTGCCGGTGCTGACACCGATCGGACTGGACCCCGCGCATCCGTTCCCGCGCGTGCTGAACAAAAGCCTGAACTTCGTCGTCGAGCTTGAGGGCAAGGACGCGTTCGGCCGCCAGGCAATGATGGGAATCGTGCAGGCGCCGCGCGCACTGCCGCGCCTCGTGCGCATGCCCGAGGCGCTGTCCGGTTATCCGCACGGCTTTGTGCTGCTGAGCTCGCTGATGCAGCGGTTTGTCGAGGCGCTGTTTCCGCATCTGATGGTGCGCAGTTGCAACCAGTTCCGCATCACGCGCAACAGTGAATTGTTCGTCGATGAAGACGAAATCACCAACCTGCGCGTGGCGCTGCAGGGCGAACTTCCGGCGCGGCATCTGGGCAATGCGGTACGTCTGGAAGTGTCGGCAGAGACGCCGCCGCACATGATCCGGCGCCTGCTCGACGAGAGCGAACTGAACGACCGCGATTGTTATCGCGTGAACGGGCCCGTCAATCTCGTGCGCCTGATGCAGTTGCCCGAGATGGTCGACCGGCCCGACCTGAAGTTCGTGCCGCATATTCCGTCCGTGCCGAAGGCCATTGCGGCGGCATCGAATATGTTCGATGCCATCGATCAGGGCGATATCCTCCTGCACCATCCCTACGAGAGTTTTCAGCCCGTGCTCGAGTTGCTGCTGCAGGCGGCGAAGGACCCGCAGGTGGTCGCGATCAAGCAAACAATTTATCGGACCGGCACGGACTCGCCGCTGATGGACGCGCTGATGCAAGCCGCGCGCAACGGCAAGGAAGTCACCGTGGTGGTGGAGCTGCTCGCGCGCTTCGACGAAGAGACGAATATCAACTGGGCGTCGCAACTCGAAGCCGTGGGCGCGCACGTGGTGTACGGAGTGGTCGGTCACAAATGCCACGCGAAAATGATGCTGATCGTGCGGCGCGTATCGAAGAACGGCAAGATGGTGCTCAGGCGATATGTGCATCTGGGTACGGGTAACTATCACCCGCGTACCGCGCGGCTTTATACCGACTTCGCTGTGATGACTTCGGATCAGCAAGTCTGCGAAGACGTCCATCATGTCTTCCAGCAACTCACCGGCATTGGCGGCGAACTACGCTTGCATCAGCTCTGGCAAGCGCCTTTTACGCTGTGCCCGAATCTCATCGAAGCCATTCGCGCTGAAGCCGACAACGCGCGCGCAGGAAAGAAAGCGCGGATCGTCGCGAAGATGAATGCGCTGCTCGAACCGACTGTGATCGTCGCGTTGTATGAGGCGTCTCAGGCAGGCGTGAAAATCGACCTGATCGTGCGGGGTGTCTGCGCGTTGAAACCCGGCGTGGAGGACCTGTCCGAGAATATTACGGTGCGCTCCATCGTTGGACGTTTTCTCGAACATCACCGCATCTTTTATTTTTACGCGGGAGGAGAAGAGAAGGTGTATTTGTCGAGCGCAGACTGGATGGACCGCAACCTCTTCCGGCGCGTGGAAGTGGCATTTCCCGTAAACGACCGGCGCCTGAAACGGCGCGTGATTGCCGAAGGCCTGTCAGTGTTTCTCGGCGATAACCAGTCAGCATGGCTCATGCAAAGTGACGGGCACTATAAGCGGCGGCGTCCGGGCAAGTCCATGCGCAGTGCGCAACTCGGCCTGCTCGCGAAATTCTGCCCTTGA
- the ppx gene encoding exopolyphosphatase, producing the protein MVNPPHLLAAVDLGSNSFRLIVGRVEETPSGSPIYQVDALREPVRLAAGLSRDKFLDRASQLRGWDALKRFGERLRDFHPDHVRAVATNTLRVAKNADEFLAEAQNALGFPIEVIAGREEARLIYAGAAHSVPASAGKRLVVDIGGGSTEFIIGSHYTPIHMESLYIGCVSHSRQFFAAGNVDEYSMRQAELAAKREIEIISSEYKQTGWDQAIGSSGTARALAELIEANGFNDPGITHGISRGGLERLKKALIKAENVNRLKLIALKADRIPVLAGGLSIMLGVFEELGIEYVDTTDGALRLGVLYDLLGRTQHQDMRTVTVEGFKRRYAADSDQSDRIAELAISFYEQLEPRDVDAERRLENQMFLGWAAALHEIGLSISHSAYHKHSAYIASHADMPGFSRTDQARLAGLVLGHVGKLGKLSQARDVDWTLLFCLRLAALLCRRRADVGFPAIQVSLVNGGFDVRLPNDWVALNPLTDYSLVQEAAEWEKIGKPYRVVYTGV; encoded by the coding sequence ATGGTCAACCCCCCTCATCTTTTGGCAGCCGTAGATCTTGGATCGAACAGCTTCAGGCTGATTGTCGGTCGCGTCGAGGAGACGCCTTCCGGCAGTCCGATCTATCAGGTCGACGCGTTACGTGAACCCGTGCGGCTCGCGGCGGGGCTGTCGCGGGACAAATTCCTCGACCGCGCCTCGCAACTGCGCGGCTGGGATGCGCTGAAGCGGTTCGGCGAACGGCTGCGGGACTTCCATCCTGACCATGTGCGCGCGGTCGCGACAAATACGCTGCGTGTCGCCAAGAACGCCGACGAATTCCTTGCGGAAGCGCAGAACGCACTCGGCTTTCCCATTGAAGTGATTGCCGGGCGCGAAGAAGCGCGCCTCATTTATGCGGGCGCGGCGCATTCGGTGCCGGCCAGCGCGGGAAAACGGCTGGTAGTGGATATCGGCGGTGGATCGACAGAATTTATTATCGGCTCGCACTATACGCCCATTCATATGGAAAGCCTGTATATAGGCTGCGTGAGTCATAGCCGGCAGTTTTTCGCGGCCGGTAATGTCGATGAATACTCAATGCGGCAAGCCGAACTCGCCGCCAAGCGCGAAATCGAGATTATCTCAAGCGAATACAAACAGACGGGCTGGGATCAGGCAATTGGATCGTCGGGCACGGCGCGGGCGCTGGCCGAGTTGATCGAAGCGAACGGTTTCAACGATCCCGGCATCACCCACGGCATTTCACGCGGCGGGCTGGAGCGGCTAAAGAAGGCGCTGATCAAGGCTGAGAATGTGAACCGGCTGAAGTTGATCGCGCTGAAGGCTGACCGGATTCCGGTGCTCGCCGGCGGTTTGTCGATCATGCTAGGCGTGTTCGAGGAGCTGGGGATTGAATACGTCGATACCACCGACGGCGCGTTGCGACTCGGCGTGCTGTACGACCTGTTGGGACGCACGCAGCACCAGGACATGCGAACGGTGACGGTGGAGGGGTTCAAGCGGCGCTATGCGGCGGATAGCGACCAATCGGACCGTATTGCCGAACTGGCAATCAGTTTCTATGAGCAGCTCGAGCCTCGTGATGTTGATGCCGAACGGCGGCTCGAAAATCAGATGTTCCTGGGATGGGCGGCGGCATTGCACGAGATCGGACTTTCTATCTCGCATAGCGCTTATCACAAGCATTCTGCGTATATCGCGAGTCACGCGGATATGCCCGGCTTCTCGAGAACCGATCAGGCGCGGTTGGCCGGCCTGGTGCTTGGGCATGTCGGGAAGTTGGGCAAGCTTTCGCAGGCTCGGGATGTCGACTGGACCTTGCTGTTTTGTCTGCGGCTTGCGGCGCTGCTTTGCCGGCGGCGGGCGGATGTCGGGTTTCCGGCCATTCAGGTCTCGTTAGTCAACGGCGGGTTCGATGTGCGTTTGCCCAACGATTGGGTCGCGCTCAATCCGCTTACCGACTACAGCCTCGTTCAGGAAGCGGCTGAGTGGGAGAAGATTGGCAAGCCGTATCGGGTGGTTTACACGGGTGTTTGA
- the phoB gene encoding phosphate regulon transcriptional regulator PhoB produces the protein MPSSILVIEDEPAISELISVNLQHAGHCPIRAYNAEQAQNLISDVLPDLVLLDWMLPGKSGIAFARELRGNERTKHIPIIMLTARGDEQDKVLGLEIGADDYVTKPFSPKELMARIKAVLRRRAPQLTEDVVAINGLRLDPATHRVAAATNDHADDIKLDLGPTEFRLLHFFMTHPERVHSRTQLLDQVWGDHVFVEERTVDVHIKRLRAALKPAGCDAMIETVRGSGYRLAKSA, from the coding sequence ATGCCCAGCAGCATTCTCGTTATAGAAGACGAACCCGCGATTTCCGAATTGATTTCGGTGAATCTGCAACACGCGGGCCATTGCCCCATTCGTGCTTATAACGCGGAACAGGCGCAAAACCTGATCAGCGACGTCTTGCCCGACCTGGTGCTTCTCGACTGGATGCTGCCGGGTAAATCCGGCATCGCCTTTGCGCGGGAATTGCGTGGCAATGAACGCACGAAACATATTCCGATCATCATGCTCACCGCCCGTGGCGATGAGCAGGACAAGGTGCTCGGACTTGAAATTGGTGCGGACGATTATGTGACGAAGCCATTTTCGCCGAAAGAATTGATGGCGCGGATCAAGGCGGTATTGCGCCGGCGCGCGCCGCAATTGACGGAAGACGTGGTCGCAATCAACGGCTTGCGTCTCGATCCGGCTACCCACAGGGTGGCGGCGGCGACGAACGATCATGCCGACGATATCAAGCTCGATCTCGGACCGACCGAGTTCCGCTTGCTGCATTTCTTCATGACGCACCCTGAGCGCGTGCATAGCCGCACGCAATTGCTGGATCAGGTGTGGGGCGATCACGTATTCGTGGAAGAGCGGACGGTGGACGTGCATATCAAGCGACTGCGTGCAGCCTTAAAGCCCGCTGGTTGCGATGCTATGATTGAAACGGTTCGTGGCAGTGGTTACAGACTAGCCAAGAGTGCTTGA
- the phoR gene encoding phosphate regulon sensor histidine kinase PhoR yields the protein MNIIWTRSLVSLALLAVLGGIVGVLFGVRVALCFAIVMLVLQTLFTTFHTQRLWRLLDAPVYGEVPSAPGVWGEIYYRLHKLAKRWHAQVRQVEQQHSRFIQGIQASPNGVAMLDDSDQIEWCNAIAETHFGLDAKRDLRQHITHLVRQPDFVRYLASQHFETVLVMRGMGLNRQHVLSVQIFPYGENRKLILTQDITELERTDSMRRDFVANVSHELKTPLTVLSGFLETMRELPLNEADRARYLEMMEQQSSRMQNIVRDLLVLANLEGDVKPPGDDVLDMRAVLRHLEEDADNLSNGRHRITFDVDEALTVSGSETEIVSALANLVTNAIRYTPDGGTIDVSWQRIRDRAVFTVRDSGLGIPAEHIPRLTERFYRVDRSRSRDTGGTGLGLAIVKHVLQRHLADLEIKSEEGRGSTFSVKFSAARTALRKSIAA from the coding sequence ATGAATATCATCTGGACGCGTTCCCTCGTGTCCCTCGCGTTGCTCGCGGTATTGGGCGGGATTGTTGGCGTGCTGTTCGGAGTGCGCGTCGCGCTCTGTTTCGCGATCGTCATGCTGGTTCTGCAAACCCTCTTTACCACCTTTCATACGCAGCGCTTGTGGCGTTTGCTCGACGCGCCCGTGTATGGCGAAGTGCCGAGCGCGCCGGGCGTGTGGGGCGAGATTTATTATCGGCTGCATAAGCTTGCGAAGCGCTGGCACGCGCAGGTGCGCCAGGTTGAGCAGCAGCATTCACGGTTTATCCAGGGTATCCAGGCGTCGCCCAATGGCGTGGCCATGCTCGACGACAGCGATCAGATAGAGTGGTGCAACGCTATCGCTGAAACCCATTTCGGACTGGACGCCAAACGCGATCTGCGCCAGCACATCACGCATCTCGTGCGTCAACCGGACTTCGTCCGTTATCTCGCCTCGCAGCACTTTGAGACGGTGCTGGTAATGCGCGGGATGGGGCTGAACCGGCAACATGTGTTGTCGGTGCAAATATTCCCCTACGGTGAAAACCGGAAACTGATTTTGACTCAGGACATAACGGAACTGGAAAGAACGGATTCCATGCGCCGCGATTTTGTCGCGAACGTATCGCACGAGTTGAAGACACCGTTGACCGTGCTGTCCGGCTTTCTTGAAACCATGCGCGAGTTGCCGCTGAATGAAGCAGACCGGGCGCGTTATCTGGAGATGATGGAGCAGCAGTCTTCGCGGATGCAAAATATTGTGCGCGATCTGCTCGTGCTCGCGAATCTGGAGGGCGATGTCAAACCGCCCGGCGACGATGTTCTCGATATGCGCGCGGTCCTGCGCCACCTTGAAGAAGACGCCGATAATCTTTCGAATGGCCGACATAGAATTACATTCGATGTTGATGAAGCGTTGACGGTGTCCGGCTCGGAAACGGAGATTGTCAGCGCGCTCGCGAATCTGGTGACGAATGCGATTCGCTATACGCCGGATGGCGGAACAATTGACGTTTCGTGGCAGCGCATTCGTGATCGCGCGGTGTTTACAGTGCGCGATAGCGGGCTCGGTATTCCGGCTGAACATATTCCGCGTTTGACCGAGCGGTTTTATCGTGTGGATAGAAGCCGCTCGCGCGATACCGGCGGCACGGGCCTTGGGCTGGCGATCGTAAAGCATGTGTTGCAACGCCATCTGGCCGACCTCGAAATCAAGAGCGAGGAAGGGCGGGGAAGCACCTTCTCGGTGAAGTTTTCGGCCGCGCGCACGGCGTTGAGAAAATCGATCGCCGCTTGA
- the phoU gene encoding phosphate signaling complex protein PhoU yields MSDKHLSSQFDADLNAVSSKVLEMGGLVESQIINAMQALNTFDMDIVEAVVLAETRLNTMEVEIDEECSNIIARRQPAARDLRLLMAISKTITNLERAGDEAEKIAKRVRRINEDGMGRNVNIAEIKLSGEMAVSILRRALDAFARLDTVAAAQIVRDDKAIDEEFRAFVRKLVTYMMEDPRMISAGLDYLFIAKAVERIGDHAKNIAEFIIYIVKGTDVRHVSRDQLEREALS; encoded by the coding sequence ATGTCCGATAAACATTTGTCGAGCCAGTTCGACGCCGATCTGAATGCGGTGTCATCGAAGGTGCTGGAAATGGGCGGTCTGGTCGAGTCTCAGATCATCAACGCCATGCAGGCGCTCAATACGTTCGACATGGATATTGTCGAAGCGGTGGTGCTCGCCGAGACGCGTCTGAACACCATGGAAGTCGAGATCGACGAGGAATGCAGCAACATCATCGCGCGTCGGCAACCGGCCGCGCGTGACTTGCGTTTGTTGATGGCCATTTCGAAAACGATTACGAATCTTGAGCGCGCCGGCGACGAAGCTGAAAAGATCGCCAAACGCGTAAGGCGCATCAACGAAGACGGCATGGGGCGTAACGTCAATATCGCGGAGATCAAGTTGTCCGGCGAAATGGCGGTCTCCATCCTGCGCCGTGCGCTAGATGCATTCGCGCGTCTGGATACGGTCGCCGCCGCTCAAATCGTCCGGGACGACAAAGCCATCGACGAAGAATTTCGCGCGTTCGTGCGCAAGCTGGTGACGTACATGATGGAAGATCCGCGCATGATTTCGGCGGGCCTCGATTATCTGTTCATCGCTAAAGCGGTCGAACGGATTGGCGATCACGCGAAAAACATTGCGGAATTCATTATTTACATTGTGAAGGGGACGGATGTCCGCCATGTGTCGCGCGATCAACTCGAGCGCGAAGCACTGAGCTGA
- the pstA gene encoding phosphate ABC transporter permease PstA has product MKLQRRRRGKNVVALVLSLAAMAFGLLWLVWILFTTVKLGIGGLSIDLFTQNTPPPNTDGGGLLNAIVGSLMLVLLATFVGTPLGILAGVYLAEYGDKRWLASVTRFINDILLSAPSIVIGLFVYALVVAQMGRFSGWAGVIALALLQIPIVIRTTENMLRLVPNALREAAFALGTPKWKMICSITLKASVSGIVTGVLLAVARITGETAPLLFTALSNQFFSWDMNQPVANLPVTIYKFAMSPFPQWQALAWAGVFLITLGVLGLNILARTIFSKK; this is encoded by the coding sequence ATGAAGTTGCAGCGGCGCCGCCGCGGCAAGAATGTGGTCGCGTTGGTGTTGTCGCTGGCCGCCATGGCGTTCGGCTTGTTGTGGCTCGTGTGGATTTTGTTCACCACGGTCAAGCTTGGCATCGGCGGTTTGTCGATCGATCTGTTCACGCAGAACACGCCTCCGCCTAATACCGATGGCGGTGGCTTGCTGAACGCGATTGTCGGCAGCTTGATGCTTGTGCTGCTCGCCACGTTCGTCGGCACGCCGCTTGGGATTCTCGCGGGCGTGTATCTCGCCGAATATGGCGACAAGCGCTGGCTCGCAAGCGTGACGCGTTTCATCAACGACATCCTGCTGTCGGCACCGTCGATTGTGATCGGCTTGTTCGTGTATGCGCTGGTGGTCGCGCAAATGGGGCGCTTCAGCGGCTGGGCCGGCGTGATCGCGCTCGCTTTGCTGCAGATCCCTATCGTGATCCGCACGACGGAAAACATGCTGAGACTCGTGCCAAACGCGCTGCGTGAAGCGGCCTTCGCACTCGGCACGCCGAAGTGGAAGATGATTTGTTCGATCACGCTGAAGGCGTCGGTGAGCGGCATCGTGACGGGCGTCTTGCTTGCCGTTGCACGTATCACTGGCGAAACCGCACCGCTGCTCTTCACGGCGCTGTCCAACCAGTTCTTCTCGTGGGACATGAATCAACCAGTGGCCAACCTGCCCGTCACGATCTACAAGTTCGCGATGAGCCCGTTCCCCCAATGGCAAGCGCTCGCGTGGGCCGGCGTGTTCCTGATCACGCTAGGCGTGCTCGGTCTGAACATCCTGGCACGCACGATCTTCTCGAAAAAATAA
- the pstB gene encoding phosphate ABC transporter ATP-binding protein PstB, producing MKPKIEVNNLNFFYNKFHALKNINLRIPEHKVTAFIGPSGCGKSTLLRTFNKMYALYPEQRAEGEILMDGNNLLDTSRDISLLRARVGMVFQKPTPFPMSIYDNIAFGVKMFEQLSRSEMDDRVEWALTKAALWNEVKDKLQQSGYGLSGGQQQRLCIARGIAIRPEVLLLDEPCSALDPISTGRIEELIAELKDDYTVVIVTHNMQQAARCSDYTAYMYLGELIEFGDTEKIFIKPSRKETEDYITGRFG from the coding sequence ATGAAACCGAAGATCGAGGTGAACAACCTCAATTTCTTCTACAACAAGTTTCATGCACTGAAGAACATTAACCTGCGGATTCCTGAGCATAAGGTGACGGCGTTCATCGGCCCGTCGGGGTGCGGCAAGTCCACGCTGCTGCGTACGTTCAACAAGATGTACGCGCTTTATCCGGAGCAGCGGGCGGAAGGCGAGATCCTGATGGACGGCAACAACCTGCTCGATACCAGCCGCGACATCTCGCTGCTGCGTGCGCGAGTGGGCATGGTGTTCCAGAAGCCGACTCCGTTTCCCATGTCGATCTACGACAATATTGCGTTCGGCGTAAAGATGTTCGAGCAACTGTCACGCTCGGAGATGGACGACCGCGTGGAATGGGCGCTCACGAAAGCGGCGCTCTGGAACGAAGTGAAGGACAAGCTGCAACAAAGCGGCTATGGCCTGTCGGGTGGACAACAGCAGCGCCTGTGCATTGCACGCGGCATTGCAATCCGCCCGGAAGTGCTGTTACTCGACGAACCGTGTTCCGCGCTCGACCCGATTTCGACGGGCCGCATTGAAGAATTGATCGCCGAACTCAAGGATGATTACACGGTGGTGATCGTCACGCACAACATGCAGCAGGCGGCGCGTTGTTCGGACTACACTGCTTATATGTATCTGGGCGAATTGATTGAATTCGGCGATACAGAAAAGATCTTCATCAAGCCGTCCCGCAAGGAAACGGAAGACTACATTACCGGCCGGTTTGGTTGA
- the sixA gene encoding phosphohistidine phosphatase SixA produces the protein MNLILWRHAEAEDQAASDLVRQLTPRGVKQAQAAAKWLKSRLDDDAVFLVSPATRTIQTMEALGDQYRVVKELAPGASAQAVLDAAEWPRGVAETVVVVGHQPTLGRVAASLMTGHEAEWTLKKSGIWWFQQRSRAGDDQVVLRAVTSPDLL, from the coding sequence ATGAACCTCATTCTCTGGCGCCACGCCGAAGCGGAAGACCAGGCTGCGAGCGATCTCGTGCGCCAACTGACGCCGCGCGGCGTAAAACAGGCGCAAGCGGCGGCGAAGTGGCTGAAGAGCCGGTTAGACGACGACGCGGTGTTTCTCGTCAGTCCGGCCACCCGCACGATCCAGACGATGGAAGCGTTGGGCGACCAGTATCGCGTGGTGAAGGAACTGGCGCCGGGCGCCAGCGCCCAAGCCGTGCTGGATGCCGCGGAGTGGCCGCGCGGTGTCGCGGAGACGGTCGTTGTAGTCGGACATCAGCCGACACTCGGACGCGTCGCGGCCTCGCTGATGACTGGACACGAAGCCGAGTGGACCCTGAAGAAAAGCGGCATATGGTGGTTCCAGCAACGCTCCCGCGCAGGCGACGATCAAGTCGTGCTGCGCGCGGTGACAAGTCCTGATTTACTGTAG
- a CDS encoding GNAT family N-acetyltransferase translates to MQKPTTLALLSTSNGLSGSGGSNVTELRRRLPSAAETVTGQHRLRVSWAHSEAELREAQRLRYRVFADEMGAQLKGPAGLDVDAFDAFCDHLLVRDLNTLKVVGTYRVLPPHQAARAGRLYAESEFDVSRLAHLRPKLVELGRSCVHADYRSGGVIMSLWGGLAAYMKQNGYETMLGCASVAMVDGGHYAADLYEGLEKEALTSPEYRAFAHTPLPVQELRTGAKVAPPPLLKGYLRLGAKICGAPAWDPDFNTADFLTLLRISEIGDRYARHFMAD, encoded by the coding sequence ATGCAGAAACCGACGACGCTCGCTTTATTGAGCACATCGAATGGACTGAGCGGGTCTGGTGGCTCGAATGTTACCGAACTCCGCCGGCGTTTGCCGAGCGCAGCGGAGACCGTGACGGGGCAACATCGGCTGCGGGTATCGTGGGCGCATTCCGAAGCTGAATTGCGTGAAGCGCAGCGCCTGCGGTATCGCGTGTTCGCCGACGAGATGGGCGCGCAATTGAAGGGTCCGGCGGGCCTGGACGTAGACGCATTCGATGCCTTTTGCGACCACTTGCTGGTCCGCGACCTGAACACGTTGAAGGTGGTGGGAACGTATCGCGTGCTGCCCCCGCATCAGGCAGCACGTGCCGGACGCCTGTATGCCGAGAGTGAATTCGATGTTTCCCGCCTCGCGCATCTACGCCCGAAGCTGGTGGAACTCGGCCGCTCGTGCGTGCATGCGGATTACCGCAGCGGCGGAGTAATCATGTCGTTGTGGGGCGGTCTGGCCGCCTACATGAAGCAGAACGGCTATGAGACCATGCTGGGCTGCGCAAGCGTCGCAATGGTGGACGGTGGCCACTACGCCGCCGACCTGTACGAGGGCTTGGAGAAGGAAGCGCTGACATCGCCGGAATACAGGGCGTTTGCGCATACGCCGTTGCCGGTGCAGGAACTCCGGACCGGCGCCAAGGTAGCGCCGCCGCCTTTGCTGAAGGGTTATTTGCGCCTGGGTGCGAAAATCTGCGGCGCGCCGGCGTGGGATCCCGATTTCAATACGGCGGACTTTTTGACCTTGCTGCGTATATCGGAGATAGGGGACCGCTACGCCCGTCACTTCATGGCCGACTGA